A single genomic interval of Lacrimispora sphenoides JCM 1415 harbors:
- a CDS encoding helix-turn-helix domain-containing protein: MINKGKAYKKLYLSYGFIFLIPISMGILFYFYAYYIAKEQADTSNRSLIQTVKNTCDRELEYYENILTQLALNKNVQQLSVVKGEFRSDNSYQLYTIQNEIMDLKVTINKSGDYCKDIMVYFKNCNKVVSSFGNMDFPMYSDLYCFGAEDTKSAEILKNHLSEYHFRDSIPMNSKWTQGRPTLLLTMNNLKGEFGESTAMIGIWLDMDALNSSIEMASWESGLDWLIINEDNQIMNRSEDYSSIGIQYEHLNQDGDQKIRWNGEDYIIRTVFSDTFNWKYVLLMPEKMISGSAGKMRNIFVIGIFICLFTGFGAASRMMKINYNPLKVLMEVFRKHDDTQEIFVDNEYLYLEEKTISLLAERSDFKHMVSRSQEVVKQYYLTDLMINSFEQSKDTPDREAIVKKFREESNLVLLITGKDTSGREENQEEYIQINSLRKFIIGNVFGEGIEGSFSMEKVELGDTVAMIVNIPELSEGYDEKLEEIIDAMQKYIYENFGFMTVVLAGEAHKGLEGIHLSYMEAREAEEFVAVLDPDYISYREIKNSTHKKYDYSTDQELRIIAAIKSRNSALASSYINKILDVNFLENKASLDMLKCLLYDLMGTIMKGVQEVEEIPNEDLGLKRISVKMPLDKIKETFGEAVEKLCKSTDNSKECGQNQQLCEKLQKYIQENFSDPDLNISQTGLHFHMTPAYLSSIYKKYTGESLLKVINQTRIDEAEKLLAEGINVVEVAERVGFRDSSTFIRTFKKFTGATPGQLKNGR, translated from the coding sequence ATGATAAACAAGGGTAAAGCTTATAAAAAGCTGTATTTATCTTATGGCTTCATTTTTCTAATCCCGATTTCCATGGGGATTTTGTTTTATTTTTATGCTTATTATATTGCAAAGGAACAAGCGGATACCTCTAACCGGAGTTTGATTCAGACTGTGAAAAATACCTGTGACAGAGAGCTGGAATACTATGAGAATATTTTAACACAATTGGCTCTTAACAAGAACGTACAGCAGCTTTCTGTGGTGAAGGGAGAATTTCGGTCCGACAATTCCTATCAGCTTTATACGATTCAGAATGAAATTATGGATCTTAAGGTAACGATCAATAAAAGCGGCGATTACTGCAAAGATATCATGGTTTATTTTAAGAACTGTAACAAAGTGGTCTCTTCCTTTGGTAACATGGATTTTCCCATGTATAGCGATCTTTATTGTTTTGGAGCGGAAGATACAAAATCAGCTGAGATTTTGAAAAATCATCTGTCTGAATATCACTTTCGTGATTCCATTCCAATGAATTCCAAATGGACTCAGGGAAGACCTACCCTCCTTTTGACCATGAACAACTTAAAAGGAGAATTCGGAGAATCCACTGCAATGATCGGAATCTGGCTGGATATGGATGCACTAAACAGCAGCATTGAAATGGCTTCCTGGGAGTCGGGCTTGGATTGGCTGATTATAAATGAGGATAATCAGATTATGAACCGGTCTGAGGATTATTCAAGCATTGGAATCCAATATGAGCATCTAAATCAGGATGGGGATCAGAAAATAAGGTGGAATGGGGAAGATTATATTATACGCACTGTATTTTCCGATACGTTTAATTGGAAATATGTTCTGCTGATGCCAGAGAAAATGATAAGCGGTTCAGCAGGAAAGATGCGGAATATTTTCGTTATTGGTATATTTATCTGCCTGTTTACCGGCTTCGGAGCAGCCTCCAGGATGATGAAAATTAACTACAATCCATTAAAGGTTCTCATGGAAGTGTTCCGGAAACACGATGATACTCAGGAGATATTTGTTGACAATGAATATTTATATCTGGAGGAAAAAACCATTTCACTTCTGGCTGAACGATCGGATTTTAAACATATGGTGAGCAGGAGCCAGGAAGTGGTAAAACAGTATTATCTAACGGATCTGATGATAAATTCCTTTGAACAAAGTAAAGATACACCGGACCGGGAAGCAATTGTTAAGAAGTTCCGGGAAGAAAGCAACCTTGTACTTCTTATTACAGGAAAGGACACTTCCGGGCGGGAGGAAAACCAGGAAGAATACATACAAATAAACAGTCTGAGAAAGTTTATTATTGGAAATGTGTTTGGCGAAGGAATTGAAGGCAGCTTCAGTATGGAGAAGGTGGAGCTGGGAGATACCGTCGCGATGATTGTCAATATCCCTGAACTTTCTGAAGGGTATGATGAGAAGTTAGAGGAAATCATCGATGCAATGCAGAAATATATCTATGAGAATTTTGGATTTATGACAGTTGTATTGGCAGGAGAAGCTCATAAAGGGCTTGAGGGGATTCATTTATCCTATATGGAAGCAAGAGAAGCAGAGGAGTTTGTGGCTGTTCTGGATCCTGATTATATCAGTTACCGGGAAATTAAAAACAGTACCCATAAAAAATACGATTATTCAACTGATCAGGAACTACGAATCATAGCAGCAATCAAAAGCCGCAACAGCGCATTGGCTTCTTCTTATATTAATAAAATTTTAGATGTCAATTTTCTGGAAAATAAAGCATCTCTGGATATGTTAAAATGCCTTCTGTATGACTTAATGGGAACAATTATGAAAGGAGTACAGGAAGTAGAGGAGATTCCAAATGAAGATTTAGGACTAAAGCGCATTTCTGTAAAAATGCCTCTTGATAAAATCAAGGAAACGTTTGGAGAAGCCGTTGAAAAATTGTGTAAATCCACGGACAACTCCAAAGAGTGCGGACAAAATCAACAATTGTGCGAAAAGCTGCAGAAATATATCCAGGAGAATTTCAGCGATCCTGACTTAAATATTTCTCAGACAGGACTTCATTTTCATATGACACCTGCCTATCTATCCTCTATTTATAAAAAGTACACAGGGGAAAGCCTTTTAAAGGTCATCAATCAGACACGGATCGATGAGGCAGAGAAACTTTTGGCAGAGGGGATTAATGTGGTTGAGGTAGCGGAGAGAGTAGGTTTCCGGGACAGCTCCACGTTTATCAGAACCTTTAAGAAATTTACAGGAGCAACGCCCGGACAATTAAAAAATGGACGGTAG
- a CDS encoding extracellular solute-binding protein, producing MKRNLKKPIAVLVAAATAISLLAGCGSKTGAAPGAGETKETAKTGESSSNAEAGGEVSYPLTKGGELTYWLQLNPNASANFTNLGETELGKALQEQTGVTIKFQHPAAGADQAKEQFNLIVADGNLPDIMEWQWVKMYPGGPEKAIKDGVIIPLNDVFDMYCPNLKKYLAENPDVDKMIKTDDGHYFAFPFIRGEDKLRYTVGGFIRQDWLEELGLEVPTTIDEWHTVLTAFKEKKGAEAPISFDWTNFKQSNPFAFAYHVGAANSTWFIIDDEGKIAFAPAQDGYKDYLMTMNQWYQEGLIDKDIATLNGDQVTAKMTSDKSGVSVGWAASRMQLFMTSVQKSNPDYLLVPTPTPTLEKGAAPEYGYMENKFPDVGAAITTSCKNVELAARLLDYGYSEAGHNLFNYGVEGVSYEMKDGKAVYTDLVMNNPDGWPLAQSLSKYVRANYNGPFVQDLNYLEQYLQLPTVKDCPQVWEVANANKHTVPNITPTQEESKELATITNELTTYIDEMTLKFIFGTESFDKWDNYIQTLKDMKLDRALEIENAALERYEAR from the coding sequence ATGAAGAGAAATTTAAAAAAACCGATTGCTGTATTAGTAGCAGCGGCGACTGCCATCTCTCTGCTGGCAGGGTGTGGAAGTAAAACAGGGGCGGCCCCAGGGGCAGGGGAGACAAAGGAAACAGCAAAAACCGGGGAAAGCAGTTCGAATGCGGAAGCAGGGGGAGAGGTATCTTATCCACTGACAAAAGGAGGGGAGCTTACCTATTGGCTTCAGCTAAATCCTAACGCATCAGCTAACTTTACGAATTTAGGTGAAACTGAATTAGGAAAAGCGTTACAGGAACAGACCGGTGTTACAATTAAGTTCCAGCATCCCGCAGCAGGTGCTGACCAGGCTAAGGAACAGTTTAATTTAATTGTTGCTGATGGAAATCTCCCTGATATTATGGAGTGGCAATGGGTAAAGATGTATCCAGGCGGTCCGGAAAAAGCAATTAAGGATGGAGTTATCATTCCTTTAAATGATGTTTTTGATATGTATTGCCCAAACCTTAAAAAATACCTGGCAGAAAACCCTGATGTAGATAAGATGATTAAGACAGATGACGGCCACTATTTTGCATTCCCATTCATCCGCGGTGAAGATAAGCTGCGCTATACAGTAGGTGGGTTCATCCGTCAGGATTGGCTGGAAGAACTGGGACTTGAAGTGCCTACAACCATCGACGAGTGGCATACGGTACTGACTGCATTTAAGGAAAAGAAGGGTGCCGAGGCTCCTATCAGTTTTGACTGGACCAACTTCAAACAGTCCAACCCATTTGCATTCGCCTATCATGTAGGAGCTGCAAACTCTACATGGTTTATCATCGATGATGAGGGTAAGATCGCTTTTGCACCTGCTCAGGACGGATATAAGGATTATCTGATGACTATGAACCAGTGGTATCAGGAGGGGTTAATTGATAAGGATATTGCTACTCTTAACGGTGATCAGGTAACGGCTAAGATGACCAGTGATAAATCTGGTGTTTCTGTAGGCTGGGCAGCAAGCCGTATGCAGCTGTTTATGACAAGCGTACAGAAGAGCAATCCTGACTATTTGCTGGTTCCGACTCCAACTCCAACGTTAGAAAAGGGTGCTGCACCTGAATATGGCTATATGGAAAATAAGTTCCCTGATGTGGGAGCAGCCATTACCACCAGCTGTAAAAATGTAGAACTGGCAGCCAGATTATTGGATTACGGTTATTCTGAGGCAGGGCATAACTTATTTAATTATGGTGTGGAAGGTGTATCTTATGAGATGAAGGATGGGAAAGCCGTTTATACCGATCTGGTTATGAATAACCCGGATGGCTGGCCACTGGCACAGTCTTTATCCAAATACGTCCGTGCTAATTATAATGGTCCATTTGTACAGGATCTTAACTATCTTGAGCAGTATTTACAGCTTCCTACCGTTAAGGATTGCCCACAGGTATGGGAAGTTGCGAACGCAAACAAACATACAGTTCCAAATATCACTCCAACCCAGGAGGAATCTAAGGAACTGGCCACTATTACAAATGAGCTTACAACTTATATAGATGAAATGACCCTTAAATTTATCTTTGGTACAGAAAGCTTTGATAAATGGGATAATTATATCCAGACTTTAAAGGATATGAAACTGGACCGTGCACTTGAGATTGAGAACGCAGCTTTAGAGCGTTATGAAGCTAGATAA
- a CDS encoding ABC transporter permease: MMGNSLSNRIRKDLQRNWTLYLLVLPVLIYYAVFMYKPMYGAIIAFKDFTPAKGVFGSEWVGFENFTRFFTSPYFGRLLKNTLLLSIYSIIFGFPAPIILALLLNEVKNAKFKKFSQTITYLPHFISLVVACGMIKDFCLTTGLFNDIVALFGGTRNPLLQNPAYFRTIYTATSIWQEIGWGSIIYLSALSGVDSQLYEAASIDGAGKWKQLLNVTLPGIAPTIIIMLILRMGSLMSMGYEKTILLYNPSTYQTADIISSYVYRAGLIEQDWSYSTAIGLFNSVINCVLLYITNKVSKKTTENSLW, encoded by the coding sequence ATGATGGGAAATTCGTTGAGCAATAGAATCAGGAAAGATTTACAGAGAAACTGGACGTTATATCTGCTGGTGCTTCCTGTCCTTATTTATTATGCTGTTTTTATGTATAAACCGATGTATGGTGCAATTATTGCATTTAAAGATTTTACGCCTGCCAAAGGAGTATTTGGCAGTGAGTGGGTGGGGTTTGAAAATTTTACCAGATTTTTTACAAGTCCTTATTTTGGAAGGCTTTTGAAAAATACTCTGTTGCTAAGTATTTATAGTATTATATTTGGGTTCCCGGCTCCTATTATTCTGGCCCTTTTGCTGAATGAAGTAAAAAATGCTAAATTTAAAAAATTCTCTCAGACAATTACCTATCTGCCTCATTTTATTTCACTGGTAGTTGCCTGTGGTATGATTAAGGATTTCTGTCTGACAACCGGCCTTTTTAATGATATAGTTGCGCTGTTTGGGGGAACGCGGAATCCTCTACTTCAGAATCCTGCGTATTTCCGTACAATATATACAGCCACCAGTATATGGCAGGAGATTGGCTGGGGATCGATTATCTATCTTTCTGCATTATCTGGTGTTGACAGTCAGTTATATGAAGCAGCCTCTATTGATGGCGCAGGGAAATGGAAACAGCTTCTTAATGTAACGTTACCTGGAATTGCACCTACGATTATTATCATGCTGATTTTAAGAATGGGTTCCCTGATGAGTATGGGATATGAGAAAACGATTCTGCTATATAATCCGTCTACCTATCAAACTGCAGATATTATTTCTTCTTATGTATACCGTGCAGGTTTAATTGAGCAGGATTGGAGTTATTCAACCGCTATTGGTCTGTTTAATTCTGTGATCAACTGTGTTCTGTTGTATATTACAAATAAGGTCTCTAAAAAAACAACAGAAAACAGCCTGTGGTAA
- a CDS encoding carbohydrate ABC transporter permease has product MKVKISRGERIFHVVNYIILTIVALICLYPMWFVAMASFSDSSQLIAHSGFLLKPLGFNLQAYLKVFENPMILKGYANTLFILVAGVALDLVMTALAAYFFSRKGVMFKKPLMLFVLFTMFFSGGMIPFYLNLKDLHLINSRWGLIIPFMISTYNMIILRTSFESIPDSLTEAARIDGAGHITILFKIILPLSKAIMAVMVLYYGVSIWNAWFWASAILRDRELYPLQVILREILISNDLQAMNGGAGADAEAIAQSIKYATIMVATVPILFVYPFLQKYFTKGVMIGAVKE; this is encoded by the coding sequence ATGAAAGTTAAAATTTCCCGCGGAGAGAGAATATTTCATGTAGTCAATTATATTATTTTGACTATCGTTGCATTAATCTGTTTATATCCCATGTGGTTTGTGGCTATGGCTTCGTTCAGCGACAGCAGCCAGCTGATCGCACATTCAGGATTCTTATTAAAGCCCTTGGGATTTAATCTTCAGGCATATTTGAAGGTATTTGAAAACCCTATGATTTTAAAAGGTTATGCAAATACTCTGTTTATTCTGGTGGCAGGTGTTGCTCTGGATCTGGTAATGACTGCACTTGCAGCTTATTTCTTTTCCAGAAAGGGTGTTATGTTTAAAAAGCCATTGATGCTGTTTGTGCTGTTTACCATGTTTTTCTCAGGAGGAATGATTCCGTTTTATTTAAATCTGAAGGATTTGCATTTGATTAACAGCAGATGGGGACTCATCATTCCTTTTATGATCAGTACTTATAATATGATTATCTTAAGAACATCCTTTGAGTCCATTCCAGACAGCTTAACGGAAGCAGCCAGAATTGACGGGGCTGGTCATATTACCATTTTGTTTAAGATTATTTTGCCGTTGTCGAAAGCAATTATGGCAGTTATGGTTCTGTATTATGGGGTTTCCATATGGAATGCATGGTTCTGGGCTTCTGCGATCTTAAGAGACCGGGAATTATATCCCCTTCAGGTTATCTTAAGAGAAATCCTTATATCCAATGATTTACAGGCGATGAACGGAGGTGCGGGAGCTGATGCGGAGGCCATTGCACAGAGCATTAAGTATGCCACAATCATGGTGGCTACTGTTCCGATTTTATTCGTATATCCATTTTTACAAAAATACTTTACAAAGGGAGTTATGATCGGAGCAGTGAAGGAATAA
- a CDS encoding glycoside hydrolase family 88 protein has translation MQTREELLQHKEIDDGMLKAAYDKAAELIKSATNQFTEQFPREASVNNFYQQGTNYEWTPGFWTGEVWLAYEKTGDGALRNTAEIEVKDFYRRIKEKEGVNHHDMGFLYCPSCVAAYKLTGNTTGKEAAIMAADNLMTRFHEKGQFFQAWGKLGEENNYRMIIDCLLNMPLLFWAGEVTGEENYIRKAEAHIKTAMKNIIREDHSTYHTFFFDIETGEPKKGVTHQGYRDGSAWARGQAWGIYGSALAYKFLRNEEYADIFCKVTDYFLEHLPKDMVPYWDFDFSDGSDEPRDSSAAAIAACGMLEMSKYLPNEEAEYYTGMAKRLLHALVTECAVTDPAVSNGLLLHGTYAKSSAYNTCPNHGVDECVLWGDYFYMEALTRLSTDWEPYWY, from the coding sequence ATGCAAACAAGAGAAGAACTATTACAGCACAAGGAAATTGATGATGGAATGCTAAAAGCTGCCTATGATAAGGCGGCAGAACTGATCAAATCAGCGACGAATCAGTTTACGGAACAATTTCCCCGGGAGGCCAGTGTGAATAATTTCTACCAGCAGGGAACCAACTACGAATGGACACCTGGGTTCTGGACTGGTGAGGTATGGCTGGCTTATGAGAAAACAGGAGATGGGGCATTAAGAAATACAGCTGAAATCGAAGTAAAGGATTTTTACAGAAGGATCAAAGAAAAGGAAGGGGTGAATCACCATGACATGGGATTTTTATACTGCCCCTCCTGTGTAGCTGCATACAAACTTACGGGTAATACGACTGGTAAGGAGGCTGCTATTATGGCGGCAGATAATCTGATGACGAGATTTCATGAAAAAGGCCAGTTTTTTCAGGCCTGGGGAAAGCTGGGGGAAGAGAACAATTACCGTATGATTATCGATTGCCTTCTTAATATGCCTCTGCTTTTCTGGGCAGGTGAAGTGACTGGAGAGGAAAACTACATAAGAAAAGCAGAAGCACATATTAAAACTGCAATGAAAAATATTATTAGAGAAGATCATTCCACTTATCATACTTTTTTCTTTGATATTGAGACAGGAGAACCAAAGAAGGGCGTCACCCATCAGGGGTATCGGGATGGTTCTGCCTGGGCAAGAGGGCAGGCATGGGGAATCTACGGATCTGCACTTGCTTATAAATTTCTTAGAAATGAGGAATATGCTGATATTTTCTGCAAAGTAACGGATTATTTTCTGGAGCATTTGCCTAAGGACATGGTTCCTTACTGGGATTTTGATTTTAGTGACGGAAGCGATGAACCAAGGGACTCTTCTGCAGCCGCTATTGCAGCCTGCGGTATGCTTGAGATGAGCAAATATCTTCCTAATGAAGAAGCAGAATATTATACAGGTATGGCGAAAAGGCTTCTGCATGCACTGGTTACGGAGTGCGCGGTGACTGATCCGGCTGTATCAAATGGTCTTCTGTTACATGGAACCTATGCAAAGAGTTCTGCATATAACACATGTCCAAACCACGGAGTCGATGAGTGTGTTCTTTGGGGCGACTACTTTTATATGGAGGCATTGACCCGGCTTTCTACAGACTGGGAGCCATACTGGTATTAA
- a CDS encoding heparinase II/III family protein, which produces MTIEQYFDRPDAFYFVPDPGNSACYCKEHWNDDVEHILRIANEVCENTFLFDLNWDMERTYEPVVFSGEIDWRYMPSGDPEFVWQFNRHRFFICLGQAWQMTKDEAYVTCFLRLVNDWIDRVPLDEKTVMGPWRLLETGLRGETWTKAIRYFKDSSLITEDFLDRFAETLRLHARRLVEKGGDERLQSNWCILENSGLFEIAMGLPQSDETKEWASIALERIYKSVKVQIYKDGSQWEQSPMYHNEVYHCLCCVIFLARANGIPLKPDLEDAVHRMALANVIWKKPNSHQFTHGDSDDTDLRDKITMGAWLFQDPVLKWSGYELMDYEGAWDFGSNACADYTFLPAREPDFISACLENSGNYYLRESWKRDSNLLHFTCGAMSTGHCHGDKMHVDLVVNGEDVLVDGGRATYMNVPLRFTLKDNPGHNTTTVDGESFTSFEDSWYTNKLSLPVNRTYRAGEIAEFVQGGHLGYMKKGIFVNRRIIWIKPDIYLIHDQFYAEGEHEYRQYFHFAPEGKVFTEVNSVTFQGKETRVFLNFLTKDALLESSRGVTSRHYNQWEENDVVTAVLKKKGFASMITVINGGNSSTAEPAKVKAVETYSHTLHKPLTESEAQAVKITVGNRSYVVIFCNDEVLHTSDAVIAEECFATGNVCVFNVSDRKEGERLYAGEVLHV; this is translated from the coding sequence ATGACAATCGAACAATATTTTGACAGACCGGATGCTTTTTATTTTGTCCCTGACCCGGGAAATTCAGCCTGTTATTGTAAAGAACATTGGAATGATGATGTGGAGCATATTTTACGGATAGCAAATGAGGTATGTGAAAATACATTTCTGTTTGATTTAAACTGGGATATGGAGCGTACCTATGAACCTGTGGTATTTTCCGGGGAAATTGACTGGCGCTATATGCCTTCCGGTGATCCGGAATTTGTCTGGCAGTTTAACAGACACAGGTTTTTCATTTGCCTGGGGCAGGCCTGGCAGATGACAAAAGATGAAGCGTATGTAACATGCTTTCTGCGCCTGGTGAATGATTGGATAGACAGGGTTCCACTTGATGAAAAGACAGTGATGGGACCGTGGCGCCTGTTGGAAACAGGGCTTCGGGGAGAGACATGGACGAAAGCGATCCGCTATTTTAAAGACAGCAGCTTAATAACAGAGGACTTTTTAGACCGATTTGCAGAAACACTGAGGCTCCATGCCAGAAGACTGGTGGAAAAGGGCGGAGACGAAAGGCTGCAGAGCAATTGGTGCATTCTGGAGAACAGCGGACTTTTCGAGATTGCGATGGGACTTCCTCAGAGCGATGAAACAAAGGAGTGGGCGTCCATTGCTCTGGAGAGGATCTATAAGTCCGTAAAGGTGCAGATTTACAAGGATGGCAGCCAGTGGGAGCAATCCCCTATGTATCACAATGAAGTATATCATTGCCTGTGCTGCGTGATTTTCCTTGCAAGAGCGAACGGGATACCACTTAAGCCGGATTTAGAGGATGCGGTTCATCGCATGGCACTGGCAAATGTTATCTGGAAAAAGCCAAACAGCCATCAATTTACTCATGGTGATTCTGATGACACCGATTTACGGGATAAAATCACCATGGGAGCCTGGCTGTTCCAGGATCCTGTCTTAAAATGGAGCGGTTATGAGCTTATGGATTATGAAGGAGCCTGGGACTTTGGAAGCAATGCCTGTGCTGACTATACCTTTCTTCCTGCAAGAGAACCGGATTTTATATCGGCATGTCTGGAGAACAGCGGGAACTATTATTTAAGGGAAAGCTGGAAACGGGATTCAAATCTTCTTCATTTTACCTGCGGTGCAATGAGTACCGGTCATTGCCATGGGGATAAAATGCATGTGGATTTAGTTGTGAATGGAGAAGATGTACTGGTTGATGGCGGCAGAGCAACCTATATGAACGTTCCTCTTCGTTTTACTTTGAAAGACAATCCAGGCCATAATACCACAACCGTAGATGGGGAATCCTTTACTTCATTTGAAGATTCCTGGTATACAAATAAGCTTTCTCTTCCTGTAAACAGAACATACAGAGCCGGAGAGATTGCAGAATTTGTCCAGGGCGGTCATCTGGGATATATGAAAAAGGGTATCTTTGTGAACCGGCGTATCATCTGGATCAAACCGGATATTTATCTGATTCATGATCAGTTTTATGCAGAAGGAGAACATGAATACCGGCAGTATTTTCATTTCGCACCGGAAGGAAAGGTTTTCACAGAAGTAAATTCAGTGACTTTCCAGGGAAAAGAGACCAGAGTATTTTTAAACTTTTTGACAAAAGATGCCTTACTTGAAAGCAGCAGAGGTGTGACTTCAAGACATTATAATCAGTGGGAAGAAAATGATGTAGTTACTGCAGTTTTGAAAAAGAAGGGATTTGCCAGCATGATTACAGTCATAAATGGAGGGAATTCTTCTACAGCAGAACCGGCCAAGGTGAAGGCTGTGGAGACATACAGCCATACACTTCACAAACCACTGACAGAGAGCGAAGCTCAGGCTGTGAAAATCACGGTGGGAAATCGAAGCTATGTTGTAATTTTCTGCAACGATGAAGTCCTCCATACTTCAGATGCTGTAATAGCAGAGGAATGTTTTGCTACAGGAAATGTCTGCGTTTTCAATGTCAGTGACAGGAAAGAAGGAGAAAGGCTTTATGCCGGGGAAGTTCTCCATGTATAA
- a CDS encoding DNA polymerase thumb domain-containing protein: MNNVIFHIDVNSAFLSWEAAYRIHHLGGTLDLRDIPSAVGGDTTKRHGIILAKSVPAKKYHIKTGESVTEALRKCPDLVLVPPNYNLYQKSSSAFIHILKQYSPIVEQYSIDEAFMDMTGTEVLFGDPYQAANDIKERIHKELGFTVNIGVSNNKVLAKMASDFKKPDKVHTLWLSEIKEKMWPLSVKELFFVGRATFQKLRNLGIKTIGELAQTDLSIIKSHFGKYGEVIWSFANGIDVSAVEPAPPPNKGYGNSTTTAFDLVDASTARLVLLSLAETVSARLREDNVKISVISVGIKDYNFIYYGHQRTLDTPTNITYEIYETACRIFDEMWNKIPIRHLGIHTSHVTTENSRQLNIFDKIDYEKMERMDKAVDEIRKRFGIDSIKRASFLNDKAVDHMSGGISREKRTVDYSKQHIL, encoded by the coding sequence ATGAATAATGTCATATTTCATATCGATGTAAACTCCGCCTTTCTAAGCTGGGAAGCAGCATATCGAATCCATCATTTGGGAGGAACTTTAGATTTGCGGGATATACCGTCTGCGGTTGGCGGAGATACTACAAAAAGGCATGGTATTATACTTGCCAAAAGCGTGCCGGCAAAGAAGTATCATATAAAAACCGGGGAGTCCGTGACTGAGGCACTAAGAAAATGCCCTGACCTGGTTTTAGTTCCCCCAAACTACAATCTCTACCAGAAATCTTCCTCTGCATTTATTCATATCCTGAAACAATATTCTCCTATTGTGGAGCAGTATTCCATTGATGAGGCGTTTATGGATATGACTGGTACTGAAGTCTTGTTTGGAGATCCTTATCAGGCAGCAAATGATATAAAAGAACGTATACACAAAGAACTTGGCTTTACCGTAAACATTGGTGTTTCAAACAATAAAGTCCTGGCCAAGATGGCATCCGATTTTAAAAAGCCTGACAAAGTGCATACGCTGTGGCTAAGTGAAATAAAAGAAAAAATGTGGCCATTATCTGTAAAAGAATTATTTTTCGTGGGCAGGGCAACCTTTCAGAAATTACGGAATCTGGGAATCAAGACCATAGGAGAATTGGCGCAGACTGATTTATCAATCATTAAAAGTCATTTCGGCAAGTATGGGGAGGTCATATGGTCTTTTGCAAACGGAATCGATGTTTCAGCAGTAGAACCTGCTCCCCCGCCAAATAAAGGTTATGGGAATAGTACAACCACTGCATTTGATTTAGTGGATGCAAGTACAGCCAGGTTAGTACTGTTATCATTGGCAGAGACCGTATCTGCCAGATTAAGAGAGGACAACGTGAAAATTAGCGTGATTTCCGTGGGAATAAAGGACTATAACTTTATATATTATGGTCATCAAAGAACCCTTGATACGCCAACAAATATCACTTATGAAATCTATGAAACCGCTTGCCGGATTTTTGATGAGATGTGGAATAAGATTCCTATCCGTCATTTAGGAATCCATACAAGCCATGTAACCACAGAGAACAGCCGTCAATTAAATATATTCGATAAAATAGATTATGAAAAAATGGAGCGGATGGATAAAGCAGTGGATGAAATCAGAAAGCGTTTTGGAATTGACTCAATTAAAAGAGCAAGCTTTTTAAATGATAAAGCAGTCGATCACATGAGCGGCGGAATCAGCCGGGAGAAACGGACCGTAGACTACAGCAAACAACATATATTGTAG
- a CDS encoding SOS response-associated peptidase, with product MCGRYYIEIDDSELRSIVAEVERKTAVKTGEIFPTNLAPVLSPDGIMKAMRWGFPKYDGKGEIINARSETAAEKNMFRRPMMEGRCLVPASWYFEWERRGKQKVKYALMAPEKSPVWMAGLSKTDLQTGDSSFVILTRPAWSGISFIHDRMPVILSKKSHDEWLYGHDPVSTMNQAISEVQYKAI from the coding sequence ATGTGCGGAAGATATTACATTGAAATAGATGACAGCGAATTACGTTCAATTGTTGCCGAAGTAGAGAGAAAAACTGCGGTAAAAACCGGAGAAATATTCCCGACTAACCTTGCACCTGTATTATCCCCGGATGGAATCATGAAAGCAATGCGCTGGGGATTTCCTAAGTATGACGGCAAAGGTGAGATAATTAATGCCCGAAGCGAGACGGCAGCAGAGAAAAATATGTTTCGGCGTCCGATGATGGAGGGACGCTGCCTGGTTCCTGCAAGCTGGTATTTTGAATGGGAACGCCGGGGAAAGCAAAAGGTGAAGTATGCCCTGATGGCTCCGGAAAAAAGTCCGGTATGGATGGCGGGATTATCAAAAACAGACTTACAAACAGGAGACTCCTCTTTCGTTATCCTGACTCGTCCGGCCTGGTCCGGCATTTCATTTATTCATGACAGAATGCCGGTAATTCTCTCCAAAAAAAGTCACGACGAATGGCTTTATGGACATGACCCGGTTAGTACAATGAATCAGGCAATCAGTGAAGTACAGTATAAGGCTATATAA